In Rhododendron vialii isolate Sample 1 chromosome 9a, ASM3025357v1, the following are encoded in one genomic region:
- the LOC131301278 gene encoding uncharacterized protein LOC131301278 isoform X1, whose amino-acid sequence MDGRRISASPRPCCGRRVVAKKRPRGGDGFVNSVRKIQRREICSKRDRAFSMSDAQERFRNIRLQEEYDTHDPKGHCGMVLSFLKKRSKIIEIVAAHDIVFALAQSGICAAFSRETNQRICFLNVSPDEVIRSLFYNKNNDSLITVSVYASDNFSSLKCRTTRIEYIRRGKPDAGFALFESESLKWPGFVEFDDVNGKVLTYSAQDSIYKVFDLKNYTLLYSISDKNVEEIKISPGIMLLIFTKACGHVPLKILSIEDGTVLKTFNHLLHRNKKVDFIEQFNEKLLVKQQNENLQILDVRNTQLTEVSRTEFMTPSAFIFLYENQLFLTFRNRTVAVWNFRGELVTSFEDHLLWHPDCNTNNIYITSDQDLIISYCKADSDDLLLEGNAGSINVSNILTGKCLAKIRATNSVPMDEGSYSGRNCSSKKRTRASWTRSTVAEALKDITALFYDEERNEIYTGNTHGLVHVWSN is encoded by the exons ATGGACGGTAGGAGAATTTCCGCCAGTCCTCGGCCGTGCTGCGGCCGCCGGGTAGTGGCCAAGAAACGGCCTCGCGGCGGCGATGGGTTCGTAAACAGCGTTCGGAAGATACAGAGGAGGGAGATTTGTTCGAAGCGCGACCGGGCTTTCAGTATGAGCGACGCCCAAGAAAGGTTTAGGAACATTCGCTTGCAG gAGGAATATGATACACATGATCCAAAAGGACATTGTGGGATGGTTCTATCCTTTCTCAAAAAGAGGTCGAAAATTATTGAAATTGTAGCTGCTCATGACATTGTCTTTGCTCTTGCGCAGTCTGGTATTTGTGCAGCATTTAGCCGAG AGACTAACCAGAGGATATGCTTTCTGAATGTCAGTCCTGATGAAGTTATAAGAAGCTTGTTTTACAATAAAAACAATGATTCACTCATCACAGTCTCAGTTTACGCCTCTGACAATTTTAGTTCTTTGAAGTGCAGAACCACAAGGATTGA GTACATAAGGAGGGGTAAGCCAGATGCCGGTTTTGCCCTTTTTGAGTCGGAGTCACTGAAATGGCCTGGTTTTGTGGAGTTCGATGATGTAAATGGGAAGGTTCTCACTTATTCTGCACAAGATAG CATATACAAGGTATTTGACTTGAAGAACTATACATTGCTTTACTCCATATCAGACAAGAATGTTGAAGAGATTAAGATCAG TCCAGGCATCATGTTGTTGATTTTTACCAAAGCTTGTGGCCACGTTCCTCTTAAGATTCTTTCTATAGAGGATGGTACAGTACTCAAAACTTTTAACCATCTTCTCCATCGGAATAAGAAGGTGGAtttcattgaacagttcaaCGAGAAGCTACTCGTCAAGCAACAAAATGAGAATCTCCAGATTCTTGAT GTCCGCAATACTCAGCTGACAGAAGTTAGCAGAACAGAATTTATGACTCCATCGGCATTTATATTTCTGTATGAGAACCAGTTGTTCCTGACATTTAGAAACAGGACAGTGGCTGTTTGGAACTTCCGCGGGGAGCTCGTAACATCGTTCGAGGACCACCTTTTGTGGCATCCTGACTGCAAcacaaacaatatatatatcaCCAGTGACCAGGATCTTATAATTTCATACTGCAAAGCTGATTCTGATGATCTGTTGTTAGAAGGAAATG CAGGGTCTATCAATGTCAGCAATATTTTAACTGGGAAATGCCTCGCTAAAATTCGGGCAACCAACAGTGTTCCGATGGATGAAGGCAGTTATAGTGGCAGAAATTGCAGTTCTAAGAAGCGGACGCGAGCTTCTTGGACTAGAAGTACTGTTGCAGAAGCCCTTAAAGACATCACTGCTCTCTTCTACGATGAAGAACGTAATGAGATCTACACTGGCAACACACATGGCCTTGTCCATGTGTGGTCTAACTGA
- the LOC131301278 gene encoding uncharacterized protein LOC131301278 isoform X2 → MDGRRISASPRPCCGRRVVAKKRPRGGDGFVNSVRKIQRREICSKRDRAFSMSDAQERFRNIRLQEEYDTHDPKGHCGMVLSFLKKRSKIIEIVAAHDIVFALAQSGICAAFSRETNQRICFLNVSPDEVIRSLFYNKNNDSLITVSVYASDNFSSLKCRTTRIEYIRRGKPDAGFALFESESLKWPGFVEFDDVNGKVLTYSAQDSIYKVFDLKNYTLLYSISDKNVEEIKISPGIMLLIFTKACGHVPLKILSIEDGTVLKTFNHLLHRNKKVDFIEQFNEKLLVKQQNENLQILDVRNTQLTEVSRTEFMTPSAFIFLYENQLFLTFRNRTVAVWNFRGELVTSFEDHLLWHPDCNTNNIYITSDQDLIISYCKADSDDLLLEGNGSINVSNILTGKCLAKIRATNSVPMDEGSYSGRNCSSKKRTRASWTRSTVAEALKDITALFYDEERNEIYTGNTHGLVHVWSN, encoded by the exons ATGGACGGTAGGAGAATTTCCGCCAGTCCTCGGCCGTGCTGCGGCCGCCGGGTAGTGGCCAAGAAACGGCCTCGCGGCGGCGATGGGTTCGTAAACAGCGTTCGGAAGATACAGAGGAGGGAGATTTGTTCGAAGCGCGACCGGGCTTTCAGTATGAGCGACGCCCAAGAAAGGTTTAGGAACATTCGCTTGCAG gAGGAATATGATACACATGATCCAAAAGGACATTGTGGGATGGTTCTATCCTTTCTCAAAAAGAGGTCGAAAATTATTGAAATTGTAGCTGCTCATGACATTGTCTTTGCTCTTGCGCAGTCTGGTATTTGTGCAGCATTTAGCCGAG AGACTAACCAGAGGATATGCTTTCTGAATGTCAGTCCTGATGAAGTTATAAGAAGCTTGTTTTACAATAAAAACAATGATTCACTCATCACAGTCTCAGTTTACGCCTCTGACAATTTTAGTTCTTTGAAGTGCAGAACCACAAGGATTGA GTACATAAGGAGGGGTAAGCCAGATGCCGGTTTTGCCCTTTTTGAGTCGGAGTCACTGAAATGGCCTGGTTTTGTGGAGTTCGATGATGTAAATGGGAAGGTTCTCACTTATTCTGCACAAGATAG CATATACAAGGTATTTGACTTGAAGAACTATACATTGCTTTACTCCATATCAGACAAGAATGTTGAAGAGATTAAGATCAG TCCAGGCATCATGTTGTTGATTTTTACCAAAGCTTGTGGCCACGTTCCTCTTAAGATTCTTTCTATAGAGGATGGTACAGTACTCAAAACTTTTAACCATCTTCTCCATCGGAATAAGAAGGTGGAtttcattgaacagttcaaCGAGAAGCTACTCGTCAAGCAACAAAATGAGAATCTCCAGATTCTTGAT GTCCGCAATACTCAGCTGACAGAAGTTAGCAGAACAGAATTTATGACTCCATCGGCATTTATATTTCTGTATGAGAACCAGTTGTTCCTGACATTTAGAAACAGGACAGTGGCTGTTTGGAACTTCCGCGGGGAGCTCGTAACATCGTTCGAGGACCACCTTTTGTGGCATCCTGACTGCAAcacaaacaatatatatatcaCCAGTGACCAGGATCTTATAATTTCATACTGCAAAGCTGATTCTGATGATCTGTTGTTAGAAGGAAATG GGTCTATCAATGTCAGCAATATTTTAACTGGGAAATGCCTCGCTAAAATTCGGGCAACCAACAGTGTTCCGATGGATGAAGGCAGTTATAGTGGCAGAAATTGCAGTTCTAAGAAGCGGACGCGAGCTTCTTGGACTAGAAGTACTGTTGCAGAAGCCCTTAAAGACATCACTGCTCTCTTCTACGATGAAGAACGTAATGAGATCTACACTGGCAACACACATGGCCTTGTCCATGTGTGGTCTAACTGA
- the LOC131301754 gene encoding translocase of chloroplast 34-like isoform X3: protein MAAQIIREWSGIQQFPLATQTKLLELLGKLNQENVSTLTILVMGKGGVGKSSTVNSIVGERVVAVNAFQSEGPRPVMVSRTRAGFTLNIIDTPGLVEGGYVNDQALEIIKRFLLNKTIDVLLYVDRLDAYRMDNLDTQIVKAITDSFGREIWQRGLVVLTHAQMLPPDGLSYEEFLSRRSEALLKVVRDGARMKLQDKQGSSIPIVLVENGGRCNKNDDDEKILLNGIAWIPNLVKKIVEVALNEGRGILVDKKLIEGPNPNQRGKRFIPLILAFQVSFLTLRVSVCGIGSSLVPGPNSLFSGPTRACSTK, encoded by the exons ATGGCGGCTCAAATAATCCGAGAATGGTCTGGAATTCAGCAGTTTCCTCTTGCTACTCAAACCAAACTGCTTGAATTGCTTGGAAAGCTCAACCAGGAG AACGTGAGCACACTGACAATACTTGTCATGGGGAAAGGTGGCGTTGGGAAATCTTCTACTGTGAACTCGATTGTGGGTGAGAGAGTAGTTGCTGTCAATGCTTTCCAG TCAGAAGGACCAAGACCTGTCATGGTTTCCCGTACTCGGGCAGGTTTTACGCTAAACATAATCGACACTCCAGGGCTTGTTGAAGGAGGATATGTCAATGACCAAGCACTTGAGATCATTAAAAG GTTTCTTTTGAACAAGACTATTGATGTTTTACTTTATGTGGACCGTCTGGATGCGTATAGAATGGATAACTTGGATACACAGATTGTCAAAGCTATAACTGATAGTTTTGGTAGAGAAATATGGCAGAGAGGATTGGTAGTCCTGACACATGCTCAAATGTTACCTCCGGATGGTTTGAGTTATGAGGAGTTCTTGTCTAGAAGATCAGAAGCTCTTTTAAAAGTTGTTCGCGATGGAGCTCGGATGAAGCTGCAAGATAAGCAG GGTTCTTCTATTCCTATTGTTTTGGTTGAGAATGGTGGGAGATGTAACaagaatgatgatgatgagaag ATCCTTCTAAATGGCATTGCTTGGATTCCCAATCTAGTGAAAAAGATAGTAGAGGTCGCTTTGAATGAGGGGAGGGGTATTTTGGTTGATAAAAAGTTGATTGAGGGGCCAAACCCAAATCAAAGGGGGAAGAGATTCATTCCTTTGATTTTGGCATTTCAAGTGAGCTTTCTAACCTTGCGGGTTTCTGTGTGTGGAATTGGCTCCTCTCTGGTCCCTGGACCAAACAGCCTCTTTAGTGGGCCCACTAGAG Catgctctacaaaatga
- the LOC131301754 gene encoding translocase of chloroplast 34-like isoform X1, which yields MAAQIIREWSGIQQFPLATQTKLLELLGKLNQENVSTLTILVMGKGGVGKSSTVNSIVGERVVAVNAFQSEGPRPVMVSRTRAGFTLNIIDTPGLVEGGYVNDQALEIIKRFLLNKTIDVLLYVDRLDAYRMDNLDTQIVKAITDSFGREIWQRGLVVLTHAQMLPPDGLSYEEFLSRRSEALLKVVRDGARMKLQDKQGSSIPIVLVENGGRCNKNDDDEKILLNGIAWIPNLVKKIVEVALNEGRGILVDKKLIEGPNPNQRGKRFIPLILAFQVSFLTLRVSVCGIGSSLVPGPNSLFSGPTRGFILMIPTVHFVDHDV from the exons ATGGCGGCTCAAATAATCCGAGAATGGTCTGGAATTCAGCAGTTTCCTCTTGCTACTCAAACCAAACTGCTTGAATTGCTTGGAAAGCTCAACCAGGAG AACGTGAGCACACTGACAATACTTGTCATGGGGAAAGGTGGCGTTGGGAAATCTTCTACTGTGAACTCGATTGTGGGTGAGAGAGTAGTTGCTGTCAATGCTTTCCAG TCAGAAGGACCAAGACCTGTCATGGTTTCCCGTACTCGGGCAGGTTTTACGCTAAACATAATCGACACTCCAGGGCTTGTTGAAGGAGGATATGTCAATGACCAAGCACTTGAGATCATTAAAAG GTTTCTTTTGAACAAGACTATTGATGTTTTACTTTATGTGGACCGTCTGGATGCGTATAGAATGGATAACTTGGATACACAGATTGTCAAAGCTATAACTGATAGTTTTGGTAGAGAAATATGGCAGAGAGGATTGGTAGTCCTGACACATGCTCAAATGTTACCTCCGGATGGTTTGAGTTATGAGGAGTTCTTGTCTAGAAGATCAGAAGCTCTTTTAAAAGTTGTTCGCGATGGAGCTCGGATGAAGCTGCAAGATAAGCAG GGTTCTTCTATTCCTATTGTTTTGGTTGAGAATGGTGGGAGATGTAACaagaatgatgatgatgagaag ATCCTTCTAAATGGCATTGCTTGGATTCCCAATCTAGTGAAAAAGATAGTAGAGGTCGCTTTGAATGAGGGGAGGGGTATTTTGGTTGATAAAAAGTTGATTGAGGGGCCAAACCCAAATCAAAGGGGGAAGAGATTCATTCCTTTGATTTTGGCATTTCAAGTGAGCTTTCTAACCTTGCGGGTTTCTGTGTGTGGAATTGGCTCCTCTCTGGTCCCTGGACCAAACAGCCTCTTTAGTGGGCCCACTAGAGGTTTCATTTTGATGATACCTACAGTTCATTTCGTAGATCATGATGTTTAG